From a single Azospirillum fermentarium genomic region:
- a CDS encoding ABC transporter substrate-binding protein, which produces MGGMGKAMVAAAALMLAALPGAGWAAEARTGLVVGMQLEPPHLDPTAGAAGAIDEVTYANLFEPLTRIDAAGAVVPGLAERWSVSDDGLTYTFTLRPGARFHDGSVCDSADVKFTLDRARGPNSVNAQKAYFAAIDRVETPDPRTVVVTLSRPDGLFLFHMGQGDAVIVAPETADTNKQKPVGTGPFKLERWAAGDRVELVRNPDYDGPKPALERVTFRFISDPAAQVASLLSGDVDTFPQFGTYEALDQFRKDSRFAVLDGSSEGETLLVINNARKPFDDVRVRRAIGHAIDRATLIDGAMFGTAKPIGSHFPPHRPEYVDLTGLSAYDPAKARALLAEAGYKDGFEAVLRLPPPIYARRSGELIAAMLAEVGIRLRIENVEWAAWLERTFKGRDFDLTLVAHTEPLDIGIYARPDYYFNYRSDRFNAAEDELSRTLDPARRVALLQQEQRIVAEDAVNGFLFQLPVVTVQKAGVTGMWPNRPLQANDVTGVSWK; this is translated from the coding sequence ATGGGGGGAATGGGCAAGGCCATGGTGGCCGCGGCGGCGCTGATGCTGGCGGCACTGCCGGGAGCCGGCTGGGCGGCCGAGGCGCGCACCGGCCTCGTGGTGGGGATGCAGCTTGAACCGCCGCATCTGGACCCCACTGCCGGCGCCGCCGGCGCCATCGACGAGGTGACCTACGCCAACCTGTTCGAGCCGCTGACCCGCATCGACGCCGCCGGGGCGGTGGTGCCGGGGCTGGCGGAGCGCTGGAGCGTGTCGGACGACGGCCTGACCTACACCTTCACCCTGCGGCCCGGTGCCCGGTTCCACGATGGCAGCGTCTGCGATTCGGCGGATGTGAAGTTCACGCTCGACCGCGCCCGCGGCCCCAATTCGGTCAACGCGCAAAAGGCGTACTTCGCCGCCATCGACCGGGTGGAGACGCCCGACCCGCGCACGGTGGTGGTCACGCTGTCGCGGCCCGACGGGCTGTTCCTCTTCCACATGGGCCAGGGCGACGCCGTCATCGTGGCGCCCGAAACCGCCGACACCAACAAGCAGAAGCCCGTCGGCACCGGCCCGTTCAAGCTGGAGCGCTGGGCGGCCGGTGACCGGGTGGAACTGGTGCGCAACCCCGATTACGACGGGCCGAAGCCGGCGCTGGAGCGGGTGACCTTCCGCTTCATCAGCGACCCGGCGGCGCAGGTGGCCTCGCTTCTGTCGGGCGACGTGGACACCTTCCCCCAGTTCGGCACCTACGAGGCGCTGGACCAGTTCCGCAAGGACAGCCGTTTCGCCGTGCTGGACGGGTCCAGCGAGGGCGAAACGCTGCTGGTCATCAACAACGCCCGCAAGCCGTTCGACGACGTGCGGGTGCGCCGGGCCATCGGCCACGCCATCGACCGCGCCACGCTGATCGACGGCGCCATGTTCGGCACCGCCAAGCCCATCGGCAGCCATTTCCCGCCGCACCGCCCGGAATACGTGGACCTGACCGGCCTGTCCGCCTACGACCCCGCCAAGGCCCGCGCCTTGCTGGCCGAGGCCGGCTACAAGGATGGGTTCGAGGCGGTGCTGCGCCTGCCTCCCCCCATCTACGCCCGCCGCTCGGGCGAACTGATCGCCGCCATGCTGGCCGAGGTGGGCATCCGCCTGCGCATCGAGAACGTGGAATGGGCGGCGTGGCTGGAGCGCACCTTCAAGGGCCGCGACTTCGACCTGACGCTGGTGGCGCACACCGAGCCGCTGGACATCGGCATCTACGCCCGTCCCGACTATTACTTCAACTACCGCTCCGACCGTTTCAACGCGGCGGAGGACGAACTGAGCCGCACCCTGGACCCCGCCCGCCGGGTGGCGTTGCTGCAGCAGGAACAGCGCATCGTGGCCGAGGATGCGGTGAACGGCTTCCTGTTCCAGTTGCCGGTGGTGACGGTGCAGAAGGCCGGCGTGACCGGCATGTGGCCGAACCGTCCGTTGCAGGCCAACGACGTGACCGGCGTGTCGTGGAAGTAA
- a CDS encoding glycoside hydrolase family 17 protein: MRYLTILAALAVAILANYALWCAPNRPVPLEPPPGGKLRSISFAPFRDGQSPLTRVYPTPEQIDADLAVIAPQVAGVRTYTSLEGMETVPELAKKHGLTVTMGGWLSPKTVINDAEIESLIDLANRYPDTITRVIVGNEVLLRGDLKPDQLIAYIRKVKAAVKQPVSYADVWEWWLKFPEIADEVDYLTIHLLPYWEDIPASIKASADHIAWTHKIITERFPGKPILVGEAGWPTSGRTRGAAVPGRVEMAQFAGAFVRLAEEKGFDYNLIEAFDQSWKQKLEGTVGGHWGLYTAERKPKFLLAGPVVELPHWRDRWAIAAGAGLLLFAGALAFAPAAVPAGSGAALAFLTQGAGSALVHAAVVAQEWNYYPQDVALQWVLLAVLAVLTLALTAGFVRAAVARTVTARVLAPGALNGLLKPGPMDALERVGTAATLILGVVAVVWSVLIVFDGRYRNFPGIYMYIPALGLLALGWLRMIRRPAGMSRGAAFAVGNLFGPAIPVPTGAEGRLTAERWIGRLLVAGAVLTVVAEGVLPVDAPLRGWIRGTSAAPLSAIEWTHPNCEALRWALLQLLLAVPFLASARLVRDLAKVTGRR, encoded by the coding sequence ATGCGATACCTGACGATCCTTGCCGCGCTGGCCGTGGCCATCCTCGCCAATTACGCCCTCTGGTGCGCGCCCAACCGCCCGGTTCCGCTGGAACCGCCGCCGGGCGGAAAGCTGCGCAGCATCTCGTTCGCGCCCTTCCGCGACGGGCAAAGCCCGCTGACCCGCGTCTATCCCACGCCCGAACAGATCGACGCCGATCTGGCGGTGATCGCACCCCAGGTGGCCGGCGTGCGCACCTACACCTCCCTGGAAGGGATGGAGACGGTGCCGGAACTGGCGAAGAAGCACGGGCTGACCGTCACCATGGGCGGGTGGCTGTCGCCCAAGACCGTCATCAACGACGCGGAGATCGAGTCGCTGATCGATCTCGCCAACCGCTACCCCGACACCATCACCCGCGTGATCGTCGGCAACGAGGTGCTGCTGCGCGGCGACCTGAAGCCCGACCAGCTCATCGCCTACATCCGCAAGGTCAAGGCGGCGGTGAAACAGCCGGTGTCCTATGCCGACGTGTGGGAATGGTGGCTGAAGTTCCCCGAGATCGCCGACGAGGTGGATTACCTGACCATCCACCTGCTGCCCTATTGGGAGGACATCCCGGCCAGCATCAAGGCGTCCGCCGATCACATCGCCTGGACCCACAAGATCATCACCGAACGCTTCCCCGGCAAGCCGATCCTGGTGGGCGAGGCCGGGTGGCCGACCTCGGGCCGCACCCGCGGGGCCGCGGTGCCGGGCCGGGTGGAAATGGCGCAGTTCGCCGGGGCCTTCGTCCGTCTGGCCGAGGAAAAGGGCTTCGACTACAACCTGATCGAAGCCTTCGACCAGAGCTGGAAGCAGAAGCTGGAGGGCACGGTGGGCGGCCACTGGGGCCTCTACACCGCCGAGCGCAAGCCGAAGTTCCTGCTGGCCGGGCCGGTGGTGGAGCTGCCCCACTGGCGCGACCGCTGGGCCATTGCCGCCGGGGCCGGGCTGCTGCTGTTCGCCGGCGCCCTGGCCTTCGCCCCCGCCGCCGTGCCGGCGGGCAGCGGGGCGGCCCTGGCCTTCCTGACCCAAGGGGCGGGCAGCGCGCTGGTCCATGCGGCCGTCGTGGCGCAGGAATGGAACTACTACCCGCAGGACGTGGCGCTGCAATGGGTGCTGCTGGCGGTGCTGGCGGTGCTGACGCTGGCCCTGACCGCCGGGTTCGTGCGCGCCGCCGTGGCCCGCACCGTCACCGCGCGGGTGCTGGCGCCGGGGGCGCTCAACGGCCTGCTGAAGCCCGGCCCCATGGACGCTCTGGAGCGGGTGGGCACCGCGGCCACGCTGATCCTGGGCGTGGTGGCGGTGGTGTGGAGCGTCCTGATCGTGTTCGACGGGCGCTACCGCAATTTCCCCGGCATCTACATGTATATCCCCGCCCTGGGGCTGCTGGCGCTGGGCTGGCTGCGCATGATCCGCCGCCCGGCGGGCATGAGCCGCGGGGCGGCGTTCGCGGTGGGCAATCTGTTCGGCCCGGCCATCCCGGTGCCCACGGGGGCCGAGGGCCGGCTGACCGCCGAACGCTGGATCGGGCGCCTGCTGGTCGCCGGCGCCGTGCTGACCGTGGTGGCCGAGGGCGTGCTGCCGGTGGATGCCCCCCTGCGCGGGTGGATCCGCGGCACCAGTGCCGCCCCGCTGTCGGCCATCGAATGGACGCACCCGAACTGCGAGGCGCTGCGCTGGGCGCTGCTCCAGCTTCTGCTGGCGGTGCCCTTCCTGGCCTCGGCCCGGCTGGTGCGGGATCTGGCAAAGGTGACGGGCCGCCGCTAA
- a CDS encoding orotate phosphoribosyltransferase, translated as MIPQSWDMETHERALVLARDLLETGAVRFDAEHPFRHTSGLVSPVWFDGRRLLSYPAARRRTIDYAERMIRMEIDAGNGSPLDAIAAGEGGGVPFATLIAERLGLPLVFVRKEEPDAGSLKSRVEGNLSAGCRVLLVEQIATDGHRKARFAEPLRAMGCHLSDVFVLFQYGIFDVIQQNLGRLGITMHALSTWWDLLEVANEGRYLPEPVLGEIQAYLHDPTRWTEAHAGTARSVAV; from the coding sequence ATGATTCCGCAATCATGGGATATGGAAACGCATGAACGGGCCCTGGTGCTGGCCCGCGACCTTCTGGAAACCGGGGCGGTGCGGTTCGACGCCGAACACCCGTTCCGCCATACCTCGGGCCTTGTCAGCCCGGTGTGGTTCGACGGGCGCCGGCTGCTCTCATATCCCGCCGCCCGCCGCCGCACCATCGACTATGCCGAGCGCATGATCCGCATGGAGATCGACGCCGGCAACGGCTCGCCCCTGGACGCCATCGCCGCGGGGGAGGGCGGGGGCGTGCCCTTCGCCACCCTGATCGCCGAGCGGCTGGGCCTGCCCCTGGTGTTCGTGCGCAAGGAGGAGCCGGACGCCGGCAGCCTGAAAAGCCGGGTGGAAGGCAACCTGTCCGCCGGCTGCCGCGTGCTGCTGGTGGAGCAGATCGCCACCGACGGCCACCGCAAGGCCCGCTTCGCCGAACCGCTGCGGGCCATGGGCTGCCACCTCAGCGACGTGTTCGTGCTGTTCCAGTACGGGATTTTCGATGTGATCCAGCAGAATTTGGGCCGGCTGGGCATCACCATGCACGCCCTGTCCACATGGTGGGATCTGCTGGAGGTGGCCAACGAGGGCCGCTATCTGCCCGAACCGGTGCTGGGTGAGATCCAGGCGTACCTGCACGACCCCACCCGCTGGACCGAGGCTCACGCCGGTACGGCCCGGTCCGTGGCGGTTTAG
- a CDS encoding response regulator → MTATDNDDELLFADEDSVPDGGPAIDPTLPPWVILIVDDDPEVHAITRVVLGEMIYERRGVTFLSAHTAAEAKAILRSHEDIATIFLDVVMETDDAGLKLVHFIREELGNSQVRIILRTGQPGQAPERQVIVSCDINDYKAKSELTAQKLFTATVSALRSYQHIVALEQSRRGLEKIIDAAAALQEERSLQRFVEGVVQQISSLLGHARGALLCVPNDEPGTAEILAGSGLFDGTAGRRLADALDEGTRADIAAAQASGHAVSRDGSYSAVFRTRRHTACVVHVAGTLTPIDRQLVEIFCSKVAAGLDNVYLLEQLRRTQTATVQVLGKLAEFKDEVTGEHVKRIERWTTLIARELQARGTFPDIVDDHFCDHIGLASILHDVGKVGIPDHILRKPGRLDPDEMTIMREHAAIGGTVLREATRMVDGHTYLQLGADIAESHHEKWDGSGYPRGLSGDAIPLAGRIVAVADVYDALIHTRPYKKAWEQHEVLDLLRRETGTHFDGRVVDAFFAVLEREGAAPV, encoded by the coding sequence ATGACCGCGACCGACAATGATGACGAACTTCTGTTCGCCGACGAGGATTCCGTCCCGGATGGCGGGCCCGCCATCGACCCCACCCTGCCGCCCTGGGTCATCCTGATCGTCGATGACGATCCCGAGGTGCACGCGATCACCCGCGTGGTGCTGGGGGAGATGATCTATGAACGCCGCGGCGTCACCTTCCTGTCCGCCCACACGGCGGCGGAGGCCAAGGCCATCCTGCGCAGCCACGAGGACATCGCCACCATCTTTCTGGATGTGGTGATGGAAACCGACGACGCCGGGCTGAAGCTGGTCCATTTCATCCGCGAGGAATTGGGCAACAGCCAGGTGCGCATCATCCTGCGCACCGGCCAGCCGGGACAGGCACCGGAACGGCAGGTCATCGTGTCCTGCGACATCAACGACTACAAGGCCAAGAGCGAGCTGACGGCGCAGAAGCTGTTCACCGCCACCGTCTCGGCCCTGCGGTCGTACCAGCACATCGTGGCGCTGGAGCAGAGCCGGCGCGGGCTGGAAAAGATCATCGACGCCGCCGCCGCGCTGCAGGAGGAACGCTCGCTCCAGCGCTTCGTGGAAGGGGTGGTGCAGCAGATCTCCTCCCTGCTGGGCCATGCCCGCGGCGCGCTCCTGTGCGTGCCGAACGACGAGCCCGGCACGGCGGAGATTCTGGCCGGCAGCGGCCTGTTCGACGGCACCGCCGGGCGGCGCCTGGCCGACGCGCTGGACGAGGGCACGCGCGCCGACATCGCCGCAGCACAGGCCTCGGGCCACGCCGTATCCCGCGACGGCTCTTATTCGGCGGTGTTCCGCACCCGCCGGCACACCGCCTGCGTGGTCCATGTGGCCGGCACCCTGACCCCCATCGACCGGCAACTGGTGGAGATCTTCTGCTCCAAGGTGGCCGCCGGCCTGGACAACGTTTATCTGCTGGAACAGCTCCGCCGCACCCAGACCGCCACCGTGCAGGTGCTGGGCAAGCTGGCCGAGTTCAAGGACGAGGTGACGGGGGAGCACGTGAAGCGCATCGAGCGCTGGACCACGCTGATCGCCCGCGAACTCCAGGCCCGCGGCACCTTTCCCGACATCGTGGACGATCATTTCTGCGACCACATCGGGCTGGCCAGCATCCTGCACGACGTGGGCAAGGTGGGCATCCCCGACCACATCCTGCGCAAGCCCGGCCGGCTGGACCCCGACGAGATGACCATCATGCGGGAACACGCCGCCATCGGCGGCACCGTGCTGCGGGAAGCGACGCGGATGGTGGACGGCCACACCTATCTGCAGCTCGGCGCCGACATCGCCGAGTCCCATCACGAAAAATGGGACGGATCGGGCTATCCCCGCGGCTTGAGCGGCGATGCCATCCCGCTGGCCGGGCGCATCGTCGCCGTGGCCGACGTCTACGACGCCCTGATCCACACCCGCCCCTACAAGAAAGCGTGGGAACAGCACGAGGTGCTGGACCTGCTGCGGCGGGAAACGGGCACCCATTTCGACGGGCGGGTGGTGGACGCCTTCTTCGCCGTGCTGGAACGGGAAGGGGCGGCGCCCGTCTGA
- a CDS encoding mechanosensitive ion channel domain-containing protein → MPVSFVPRMTGPAGRLVFLLCVLAAVIFAALPVHANEDTGSPISPAEAAQAAPAPAPAPAPALAPASPPKAAPPAKTQAQPAVQHAHPPARLTHVAAVAPGTPGVPMAPAAPAAPAPAAKEDGPAAQLEDMVATLEDAEARAKLVEQLKILIAAQKGQAPGAAEEEKDDDKPDTLGAMGVALIAEQVDGLTGQLVRIGEAFSDVPQVSAWIQRQVDDPSTHERWFNLAVMVPPLLLTAFLIRRLGDKALSRPLGALANRRPQRILGRVPYLFARMLLRVLPILVFVVVVYGALTVIMPGPRVRSVLYAITSASVIVQAVLLVADFLLAPAAPGLRLLRARDETAVRAYVWVRRLVVAGVYGYFLIQSAFVLGLPLAAYGALLKLLGLLIAVMLVALILQNRADVAEWLRGHPLSGNGNARDAEERERDGQGAVMRSARRRFADVWHLFAIAYVLVAFGAWVLNVYGGFEYLARATGITIAVFVGARFLVNGLGRLLLRGVRLPAETREAYPHLEARINLYLPLLHRLVKLVIWITALLAALAGWGIDTGGWVESSVGRRLIEGGTTILITLVFAVLVWEVVSAFIERFLSGTGADGTHVERSARVRTLLPLLRNAVMILLIVMVALITLSELGVNIAPLLAGAGVVGLAIGFGSQTLVKDVITGLFILFEDTIAVGDVVDVGGNHSGVVEAISIRTIRLRDTAGAVHSVPFSAVTTVKNMTKDFSFAVFNVLVSYNEDCDRVIDVLKRLGAEMQADPQFSFDILAPLEVMGLDKLADSGIVIVARFKTRPIKQWGIGREFNKRMKKRFDELGISIPYPQMQLVMQGKDPKNVNLEEALSQGS, encoded by the coding sequence ATGCCTGTTTCGTTCGTGCCGCGGATGACCGGCCCTGCCGGCCGTCTGGTCTTTCTCCTGTGCGTGCTGGCGGCGGTGATCTTTGCCGCACTGCCTGTTCACGCCAACGAAGACACCGGGTCGCCCATCTCGCCCGCGGAAGCGGCACAGGCCGCCCCCGCCCCCGCCCCCGCCCCCGCCCCCGCCCTCGCACCCGCATCGCCGCCCAAGGCCGCCCCGCCGGCCAAGACGCAGGCCCAGCCGGCGGTCCAGCACGCCCACCCCCCGGCGCGGCTGACCCATGTGGCCGCCGTGGCGCCCGGCACGCCGGGGGTGCCCATGGCCCCCGCCGCCCCGGCCGCTCCCGCCCCGGCGGCCAAGGAGGACGGCCCCGCCGCCCAGCTTGAGGACATGGTCGCCACCCTGGAAGACGCGGAGGCGCGCGCCAAGCTGGTGGAACAGCTCAAGATCCTCATCGCCGCGCAAAAGGGCCAGGCGCCCGGTGCTGCGGAGGAGGAAAAGGACGACGACAAGCCCGACACCCTGGGCGCCATGGGCGTGGCCCTGATCGCCGAACAGGTGGACGGGCTGACCGGCCAGCTTGTGCGCATCGGCGAGGCGTTTTCCGACGTGCCGCAGGTTTCCGCCTGGATCCAGCGGCAGGTGGACGATCCCTCCACCCACGAGCGCTGGTTCAATCTGGCGGTGATGGTGCCGCCGCTGCTGCTGACCGCCTTCCTGATCCGGCGGCTGGGGGACAAGGCGTTGTCGCGCCCGCTGGGGGCGCTGGCCAACCGCCGGCCCCAGCGCATCCTGGGCCGGGTGCCGTACCTGTTCGCCCGCATGCTGCTGCGGGTTCTGCCCATCCTGGTGTTCGTGGTGGTGGTTTATGGTGCCCTGACCGTCATCATGCCGGGACCGCGGGTGCGCAGCGTGCTCTATGCCATCACCAGCGCCAGCGTCATCGTGCAGGCGGTGCTGCTGGTGGCCGATTTCCTGCTGGCCCCCGCGGCACCGGGGTTGCGGCTGCTGCGCGCCCGCGACGAAACCGCGGTGCGGGCGTACGTGTGGGTGCGCCGGCTGGTGGTGGCCGGGGTGTACGGCTATTTCCTGATCCAGTCGGCGTTCGTGCTGGGGCTGCCGCTGGCCGCCTATGGCGCGCTGCTGAAGCTCTTGGGGCTGCTGATCGCCGTCATGCTGGTGGCGCTGATCCTGCAGAACCGCGCCGACGTGGCCGAATGGCTGCGCGGCCATCCCTTGAGCGGCAACGGCAACGCCCGGGACGCGGAGGAGCGGGAACGCGACGGGCAGGGGGCGGTCATGCGTTCCGCCCGCCGGCGGTTCGCCGACGTGTGGCACCTGTTCGCCATCGCTTATGTGCTGGTGGCCTTCGGGGCGTGGGTGCTGAACGTTTATGGCGGGTTCGAGTATCTGGCGCGGGCCACCGGCATCACCATCGCGGTGTTCGTGGGCGCCCGGTTCCTGGTCAACGGGCTGGGCCGGCTGTTGCTGCGCGGCGTGCGCCTGCCCGCCGAAACGCGGGAGGCGTATCCGCATCTGGAAGCCCGCATCAACCTCTACCTGCCGCTGCTGCACCGGCTGGTGAAGCTGGTGATCTGGATCACCGCCCTGCTGGCCGCCCTGGCCGGCTGGGGCATCGACACCGGCGGCTGGGTGGAAAGCAGCGTCGGCCGCCGGCTGATCGAGGGCGGGACCACCATCCTCATCACCCTGGTCTTCGCCGTGCTGGTGTGGGAGGTGGTGAGCGCCTTCATCGAACGCTTCCTGTCGGGCACCGGGGCGGACGGCACCCATGTGGAACGCTCCGCCCGCGTGCGCACGCTGCTGCCGCTGCTGCGCAACGCGGTGATGATCCTGCTGATCGTCATGGTGGCCCTGATCACGCTGTCGGAGCTGGGCGTCAACATAGCACCGCTGCTGGCCGGTGCCGGCGTGGTCGGCCTTGCCATCGGCTTCGGGTCGCAGACGCTGGTCAAGGACGTCATCACCGGCCTGTTCATCCTGTTCGAGGACACCATTGCGGTCGGCGACGTGGTGGACGTGGGCGGCAACCACTCGGGCGTGGTGGAGGCCATCTCCATCCGCACCATCCGCCTGCGCGACACGGCGGGGGCGGTGCATTCGGTGCCGTTCAGCGCCGTCACCACGGTGAAGAACATGACGAAGGATTTCTCCTTCGCCGTCTTCAACGTGCTGGTCAGCTACAACGAGGATTGCGACCGGGTGATCGACGTGCTGAAGCGGCTGGGGGCGGAGATGCAGGCCGACCCGCAGTTCAGCTTCGACATCCTGGCGCCGCTGGAGGTGATGGGGTTGGACAAGCTGGCCGATTCCGGCATCGTCATCGTCGCCCGCTTCAAGACCCGCCCGATCAAGCAGTGGGGCATCGGGCGCGAGTTCAACAAGCGCATGAAGAAGCGCTTCGACGAGCTGGGCATCAGCATCCCGTACCCCCAGATGCAGCTCGTCATGCAGGGGAAGGATCCGAAGAACGTGAACCTGGAAGAAGCCCTGAGCCAGGGATCGTAA